In a genomic window of Plectropomus leopardus isolate mb chromosome 6, YSFRI_Pleo_2.0, whole genome shotgun sequence:
- the gldc gene encoding glycine dehydrogenase (decarboxylating), mitochondrial, protein MQSCAKSWGIFLAKSVNPSAPCRRLSDKSRVVWKLQCRIRNSGASLPTAARGLRTSAAVSSRQIERILPKHDDFAERHIGPGEREKREMLDALGLESIDQLIENTVPASIRMQRSMKMDDPICENEVLDTLQKIASKNKVWRSYIGMGYYNCSVPPPIQRNLLENSGWVTQYTPYQPEVSQGRLESLLNYQTMICDITGMPMANASLLDEGTAAAEAMQLCHRQNKRRTFYIDPRCHPQTIAVVQTRANYIGVKTVLKLPHEMDFSGKDVSGVLFQYPDTDGRVEDFTALVDRAHKGGALACCATDLLALCVLRPPGEFGVDIALGSSQRFGVPLCYGGPHAAFFAVKDNLIRMMPGRMVGVTRDAAGKEVYRLALQTREQHIRRDKATSNICTAQALLANMAAMYALYHGPQGLKHIAERTHNAALILAEGLKRAGHRLHSEMFFDTLKINCSVAAKDIFERAAQRQINLRVYTEGVLGVSLDETVTERDLDDLLWVFGCESSAELIAEKMGERVKGIMGSPFKRTSKYLTHQVFNSYHSETNIVRYMKRLENKDISLVHSMIPLGSCTMKLNSSSELMPITWREFANIHPFVPLDQADGYQKLFRQLEKDLCEVTGYDSISFQPNSGAQGEYAGLAAIKAYLNSKGESSRSVCLIPKSAHGTNPASAQMAGMKVQVVEVDKDGNIDLAHLKALVDKHKASLAAMMITYPSTFGVFEEQIGDVCDLIHENGGQVYLDGANMNAQVGLCRPGDYGSDVSHLNLHKTFCIPHGGGGPGMGPIGVKAHLAPFLPSHPVVPMHSVNTSSSLGTISAAPWGSSAILPISWAYIKMMGSKGLVHATEVAILNANYMAKRLEGHYKVLFRGTKGFVAHEFILDVRPFKKTANIEAVDVAKRLQDYGFHAPTMSWPVAGTLMIEPTESEDKAEMDRFCDALLGIRQEIADIEEGRMDSRINPLKMAPHSLACIASSNWDRPYSREHAAFPLPFIRPETKFWPSISRIDDIYGDQNLVCTCPPMEAYESPYEEKRASS, encoded by the exons ATGCAGAGCTGCGCCAAGTCCTGGGGGATCTTCTTGGCCAAGTCGGTGAATCCCAGCGCACCGTGCAGGCGTCTGAGTGACAAGAGCCGCGTGGTTTGGAAACTTCAGTGCAGGATCCGAAATAGCGGGGCATCCCTGCCGACAGCAGCCCGGGGTCTGAGGACCTCTGCAGCCGTCTCCTccagacagatagagagaatATTACCCAAACATGATGATTTTGCAGAGAGGCACATTGGTCCAGgtgagagggagaagagagaaatGCTGGATGCTCTGGGACTCGAG TCGATCGACCAGTTGATCGAAAACACAGTTCCAGCCTCCATCCGTATGCAGCGGAGTATGAAAATGGATGATCCAATCT gtGAGAATGAAGTTCTGGACACCTTACAGAAGATTGCATCAAAGAACAAAGTGTGGAGGTCTTACATCGGCATGGGCTACTACAACTGCTCCGTACCACCGCCCATCCAGCGTAATCTCCTGGAGAATTCAGGCTG GGTGACTCAGTACACGCCCTACCAGCCTGAGGTCTCTCAAGGTCGCCTGGAGTCGCTCCTCAATTACCAGACCATGATCTGTGACATTACAGGCATGCCAATGGCCAACGCCTCGCTGCTTGATGAGGGCACGGCTGCTGCTGAGGCCATGCAGCTCTGCCACAG acaaaacaaaagaagaaccTTCTACATTGACCCACGCTGCCATCCGCAGACCATCGCTGTAGTGCAGACCAGAGCCAA CTACATCGGGGTGAAAACCGTGCTGAAGCTGCCTCATGAGATGGACTTCAGTGGGAAGGATGTGAGCGGTGTGCTGTTTCAGTACCCAGACACTGATGGCAGGGTGGAAGACTTCACAGCCCTCGTTGACCGGGCGCACAAGGGAGGG GCCCTGGCTTGCTGTGCCACAGACCTTTTAGCCCTCTGTGTGTTGCGTCCTCCTGGGGAGTTTGGCGTTGATATCGCATTAGGTAGCTCCCAGAGGTTTGGGGTCCCTCTCTGCTATGGTGGTCCCCACGCTGCTTTCTTCGCTGTTAAAGACAACCTGATCCGGATGATGCCTGGCAGAATGGTTGGAGTCACCAG GGACGCGGCTGGTAAGGAGGTGTATCGGCTTGCTTTGCAGACCAGAGAGCAGCACATTCGCAGAGACAAAGCAACCAGCAACATCTGCACCGCACAG GCTCTGCTGGCCAACATGGCTGCTATGTACGCACTGTATCATGGTCCCCAGGGACTTAAACACATCGCTGAGAGGACACACAATGCTGCCCTGATCCTTGCTGAAG GTCTGAAGCGAGCGGGACATCGGCTGCACAGTGAGATGTTCTTTGACACTCTAAAGATCAACTGCAGCGTTGCAGCCAAAGACATCTTTGAGAGAGCTGCGCAGAGGCAGATAAACCTGAGAGTCTACACAGAGGGAGTG TTGGGAGTCTCCCTGGATGAGACGGTGACTGAGAGGGACTTGGACGACTTGCTCTGGGTCTTTGGCTGTGAATCTTCAGCT GAGCTGATCGCTGAGAAGATGGGTGAGCGGGTGAAGGGGATCATGGGAAGTCCCTTCAAGAGGACGAGCAAGTACCTCACACACCAGGTCTTTAACAG TTATCACTCTGAGACCAACATTGTGCGATACATGAAGCGCCTGGAAAACAAGGACATCTCCCTGGTGCACAGCATGATTCCACTG GGCTCCTGCACCATGAAGCTCAACAGCTCTTCAGAGCTCATG cCAATCACCTGGAGGGAATTTGCCAACATCCACCCCTTCGTGCCTCTGGATCAGGCCGACGGGTACCAGAAGCTCTTCAGACAGCTGGAGAAGGACCTCTGTGAGGTGACGGGCTATGACAGCATCTCCTTCCAGCCAAACAG TGGTGCTCAGGGAGAATACGCTGGCCTGGCTGCCATAAAAGCGTACCTGAACTCAAAGGGAGAGAGCTCCAGAAGT GTCTGTCTGATCCCTAAGTCAGCCCACGGCACCAACCCAGCCAGCGCTCAGATGGCTGGCATGAAGGTTCAGGTGGTGGAGGTGGATAAGGATGGCAACATCGACCTGGCACACCTCAAGGCACTG GTCGACAAGCACAAGGCGAGTCTAGCAGCCATGATGATCACCTATCCTTCCACCTTTGGTGTGTTTGAGGAGCAGATCGGAGACGTATGTGATCTTATTCACGAAAATGGAGGACAGGTGTACCTGGACGGCGCCAACATGAACGCACAG GTGGGTCTGTGTCGTCCTGGAGATTACGGCTCTGATGTGTCTCATCTCAACCTGCACAAAACCTTCTGCATCCCTCATGGTGGAGGAGGACCTGGCATGGGGCCAATTGGAGT GAAGGCCCACCTCGCCCCCTTCCTGCCGAGCCACCCGGTCGTCCCCATGCATTCAGTCAACACCAGCAGCTCGCTGGGCACCATCAGCGCCGCCCCCTGGGGCTCCAGCGCCATCCTGCCAATCTCCTGGGCTTACATCAAG ATGATGGGATCCAAAGGACTGGTTCACGCTACAGAGGTCGCCATTCTCAACGCCAATTACATGGCCAAGAGGCTGGAAGGTCACTATAAGGTCCTCTTCAGAGGCACGAAAG GTTTTGTAGCCCACGAGTTTATTCTGGATGTGAGGCCATTCAAGAAGACAGCTAACATTGAGGCTGTGGATGTGGCTAAGAGGCTGCAAGATTACG GTTTCCATGCTCCCACCATGTCATGGCCAGTGGCTGGCACCCTCATGATCGAGCCCACAGAGTCGGAGGACAAGGCCGAGATGGATCGGTTCTGCGACGCCCTGCTTGGTATCCGACAGGAGATCGCAGACATTGAAGAGGGAAGGATGGACTCCCGCATCAACCCACTCAAG ATGGCTCCTCACTCTCTGGCCTGCATCGCATCCTCCAACTGGGACAGACCCTACTCCAGGGAGCACGCCGCTTTCCCCCTG CCCTTCATTAGGCCAGAGACAAAATTCTGGCCGAGCATCTCCAGGATCGATGACATCTACGGTGACCAGAACCTTGTGTGCACCTGCCCACCTATGGAGGCATACGAGTCTCCATATGAGGAGAAGAGAGCCTCCTCATAG
- the mboat4 gene encoding ghrelin O-acyltransferase, with the protein MLLTQRITSVSMDLQEKRATLTFDASSKKKTCVMLLPLISYILNFTTLLGGPLCSYSRFVSSVKRISLNPPPNPLGVVFFKLMQVLLLELVRYCLVHFLKHNTHDLSDSTILYGILWVWGLAVVLRIQYYSHWRISECFNNAAGFGFWENSPGDTPDWSRLSDGDIWTTEASSRMSEFARRWNATTASWLRRLVYIRCKVFPLFMTFSFSAWWHGWHLGHCVGMLTWAATVKADYHIHKHLCPKLSSAWKKMLH; encoded by the exons ATGCTGCTCACTCAGAGAATCACCTCGGTGTCCATGGACCTCCAGGAGAAACGAGCTACTTTAACATTTGACGCTTCATCCAAAAAGAAGACTTGTGTGATGCTTCTCCCTCTTATCAGCTACATCCTAAATTTCACCACACTGCTCGGTGGGCCTTTGTGCTCCTACAGCCGATTTGTGTCCTCAGTGAAGAGAATCAGCCTCAACCCTCCACCTAATCCTCTGGGTGTCGTCTTCTTCAAGTTGATGCAGGTGTTATTGCTGGAGCTGGTGAGGTATTGTCTTGTCCATTTTCTGAAACATAACACCCATGATCTCTCCGATTCCACCATTCTCTATGGTATCCTGTGGGTTTGGGGTCTGGCGGTGGTTTTGAGGATCCAGTATTATTCTCATTGGAGGATCAGTGAATGCTTCAATAATGCAGCTGGGTTTGGCTTTTGGGAAAATTCACCAGGAGATACCCCAGACTGGAGCAGACTATCCGACGGAGACATCTGGACCACAGAGGCGTCGAGCCGTATGTCAGAGTTTGCTCGTCGATGGAACGCCACGACAGCATCATGGCTGCGTAGGCTGGTTTACATACGGTGCAAAGTTTTCCCGTTGTTCATGACTTTTAGTTTTTCTGCGTGGTGGCACGGCTGGCATTTAGGTCACTGTGTGGGAATGTTGACCTGGGCAGCAACAGTGAAGGCAGATTATCACATACACAAGCACCTGTGCCCAAAACTGTCATCAGCCTGGAAGAAAAT gctgcattag